The genomic DNA GTGTGTTCATGTCGGCGACGCTGGTCAGGCCATCGTCCACCAGTGCACTTTCGCGCTCCCAGGTGACGCCACCGTCGAAAGAGGCAATGCCGCGCACATTGACGTCATCCGCCATGGGCCCCGACATCGTCACCGTGAAGTAGCCGAGTTTCTCAGTGTCGTTGATCAGGCCAAGACCGAAGTTGTAGAAGTCCTGGCTCGACTCCGAGCCCGCCCGGTTGTCTTTCACTGCGACGGCAAACAACGTGCTGGCATCGCAGATCACGGTCATTTGCAGGTCTTGCCGGGTCAGATAGGTATGCTGGTCCGGGCGCAGGTCTTTGGCCGACAGCTTGCCGAAATCCACCAGGCCGCCATTGCTCAGGGCTGGTGTGCAAGCGCTTGGGGTGATCGTGCCTTTGACGCTCAGGTCGACACTGGAGGCCGCGAGAGCCTGGCCGGTGCTCGTCAGCAGCGCGGCGACCAACAGGTTACGAGTGATGCTCATGGTATTGCTCCTTCAGGGTTGGGGAAAAAACGCGAATTACAGGTACACAACTTCCAACGTGGCCGACCCGTCCATCGGCGTTTCCA from Pseudomonas tolaasii NCPPB 2192 includes the following:
- a CDS encoding DUF1120 domain-containing protein, encoding MSITRNLLVAALLTSTGQALAASSVDLSVKGTITPSACTPALSNGGLVDFGKLSAKDLRPDQHTYLTRQDLQMTVICDASTLFAVAVKDNRAGSESSQDFYNFGLGLINDTEKLGYFTVTMSGPMADDVNVRGIASFDGGVTWERESALVDDGLTSVADMNTLAPVPVQRLVTGLQVSGAIAPARDLTLTSEVPLDGSLTMTVVYL